The DNA window GCTTATCTGTCTCACTCACCCCGCTGGAGTCGCCGCCTGCCGCTTCAATCAACAAAGTACGCTATATAATTTGCCATATTATTTTTTATTTGCATACTTTATAAATACAAATGTGTTTGAATGGATGGATGCCTAGATGAAAACGATTGTTTTTATTGAATGCAATAAGTTCGGGACTAGTAAAGAAGCACTGATCACAGCAAAGAAAATGGGGTATTACGTTGTTTTATTAACGGAAAAGACCAGCTACACAAAAATTAATCATGAATTGTCAGAAGTGAGTCAGATTGTTGTCATGAAAAACTTATTGAATGAAAGTTGTGTTATAGAAGAAATTTCAAAATTGAAGGAAAAGGGTAAACAAATAGATGCATGCGTTAGTTTTATTGATCCATACATTTCTTATGCTGCGAGAATATCTATGCATCTTGGTTTGGCACAAATTTCAGTAGAATCACTATTACTAATGGAAAATAAAGTAGCAGTCAGAGAAAGACTAAATAACCTTCCGATTACCCCGTTTTACACAGTTTTTCATCCCGGTGACTCCTTAAAAGAGGTTGAAAAGAAGTGTAAATCATTTTACCCCATCATAATAAAACCACCTATTTCAAATGGTTCCAAAGATGTGTTATTTGTGGAAAATGTAGAGAAGTTTGAAAAAGCTTTAAACCACTTACATCAAAAATATCCAAACAGCCCATTATTAATAGAAGAGTTTTTGCTAGGTCCTCAATATTTATTGGAGATTTTAGTTTACAACAATGACATAAAGGTCGTTGGAGTAATTGAGCAGGAAGTATTATATAATGGCAGATTTATTGTTATTGGATATAAATTTCCAGCGATGATAAGCATGGATGAATATAAAGACCTCTATGAATGTGTTTCAAGCATAGTAGAACAAACTGGACTTTCAACCGGTTCCTGTCATTTAGAAATGAAATTTGTTCATGGTGAATGGAAAATGATTGAAATCAATCCGAGAATGTCAGGTGGAGTGATGAATCAAATAATTGAGGAAGGAACAGGAATTAATCTGGTCAAAGAAATATTAAAGGTAAATTTAGGGGAGGAGCCCACATTAATTGAAACGGAAAAAAAGCATGTGTACGCCAGATATTTAACTATAGGATCGAGTGGCAGACTTCTCAAAGTAACCGGTAAAGAATTGGCTTTAACGCATGAAGGAGTCAAGTACGTTTATATAAAACCTCTCCTAGGAAGAATTTTAACCAATCCATATTCTATGGGGAATCGGTATGCATGCGTCGTTGCTTCCTCAGATTCGGAGGAACGAGCGAAAGAAATAGCGTTAGCAGCTGCCAGAGAAATTAAATTTTATTTAGAACCCTATTGATGCCAATTTTAGTTAATAGGAAAAATTTTTGACCCGTACACACTTTTTAAAACTTAATATAATATTAGAAAAAGTGTAAGGAGGGAGTTGAAATTAACAATAGTATATGTGAAGCCCTGGTCGAATTGAAATTACTCCAGGATGTATTAGCAAATACCCCCACTAAATATTTTGGTCATTTACTTTCCAAATTAGTAGGAACTGATACCATCCCCTTCTTTTTAATAACAAAAAAAGGAACACCTTTAGTTTTCATTAATTTGGATGAGTGCTTTGAAACAAGCTTTCTTCGTATCGAGTCCACATCCCTAGAAAAGTGCTGTACTACAATTTCTTTACTGCGACCACTAGATATTGAGGGCAAACTTACTAATTCTTTTTGCGATGTGGTTAGATTAGAAAAAACGTCTAATTGTAAAGTCGTTGATTTATCTTGTATCTGTGCGGTCCAACTGTTAGATACCGAATTGTTAACTAGAAAAATTATTATTGAACCGAAATGGTAATTGACACATCTTCACCTTAAGATCCGCTTAAGGTGTTTTTTATTGAAGTTTTATAAAACTGAACATTTGTCCATATGCAAAGCAGAGTGGATGAATTTAATAAAAGTATGATTGTAAGAATATTAAAGGAGAATATTATATGACAATAATAGGTATGTTACATCATCGTAAAGATCCCAAAACTGTTATAAAGTCTTATGCCTATGCAGCCGTAGCTAAGGCTGAGGGAATTAATTTTTTTTATTTTTCACCTGCCACAGTGAATTTTGTGAACCGTTCCATTAAAGGAAAAGTTTATGAGAATGGAATATGGCAGGAGAGAATTATGCCGTTTCCAGATGTAATTTATAACGCGGGAAGTCCAGAAAAATTAGCAAAATCAAAAAAAATTATTGATAGGTTGAAAAGTGAAATTCCATTTACTACGAACTCTATTGGTAATAAGTGGAGTATAAATGAACGATTAATGGAAGCAAAGGATTTTTCAACCTACCTGATTCCTTCAGAAATTGTGAGAAACGGTGAGACCTTTTTCAAGTTTATCAATTCATTTCAAAAAGTTGTTTTCAAACCGACTGATGGAAGAAAGGGAAAAGGAATCTACTTTATTTCAAAAATAAAAGATGGTTATGAGGTAAGAAAGGATTCTAACAATAGCTTCTATTCAAAGCAACAACTGAACGAGTTTCTGACGGATAAGCTATCTTCAGGAAATTTTATTGTTCAGCCTTATATACAATCCATCACTAAATCCGGTCAAGTATATGATTTTAGGTTGCATGTTCAAAAAAATGGAGAAGGAAAATGGGTGATTACTACTATATATCCACGAATTGCCCCAAAAGGGTCCATCATTCCAAATATAAATAATGGAGGATTCACTAATTACTTAGATCCATTTTTACAACAGGAATTTAAAGAGGAAGCGTTTAATATTAGACGTACACTGGAGCACTTTTCTTTGTCATTAGCGAGTCACTTAGATGAAATACAAATGGTCCAATTCGGAGAAGTAATTGATGAAATTGGTGTAGACGTTGGGATGGATGAAGATTTTAAAATTTGGATTTATGAAGTAAACTGGCGCCCAGGGTGTCCTCCAGCCTTTTATTTGGAATTGGATGTAGTGATTCATTCTATTCAATATGCGAAGTACGTAGCAGAAAACCAAGCAAAAATAAAAAGAGAAATAAGAATAATAAAGAATAAAAAAATTGAAGAAAAAGTTGAAATACCTATCGTTG is part of the Psychrobacillus sp. FSL H8-0483 genome and encodes:
- a CDS encoding ATP-grasp domain-containing protein, coding for MKNLLNESCVIEEISKLKEKGKQIDACVSFIDPYISYAARISMHLGLAQISVESLLLMENKVAVRERLNNLPITPFYTVFHPGDSLKEVEKKCKSFYPIIIKPPISNGSKDVLFVENVEKFEKALNHLHQKYPNSPLLIEEFLLGPQYLLEILVYNNDIKVVGVIEQEVLYNGRFIVIGYKFPAMISMDEYKDLYECVSSIVEQTGLSTGSCHLEMKFVHGEWKMIEINPRMSGGVMNQIIEEGTGINLVKEILKVNLGEEPTLIETEKKHVYARYLTIGSSGRLLKVTGKELALTHEGVKYVYIKPLLGRILTNPYSMGNRYACVVASSDSEERAKEIALAAAREIKFYLEPY
- a CDS encoding CotY/CotZ family spore coat protein, giving the protein MKLLQDVLANTPTKYFGHLLSKLVGTDTIPFFLITKKGTPLVFINLDECFETSFLRIESTSLEKCCTTISLLRPLDIEGKLTNSFCDVVRLEKTSNCKVVDLSCICAVQLLDTELLTRKIIIEPKW
- a CDS encoding YheC/YheD family protein; amino-acid sequence: MTIIGMLHHRKDPKTVIKSYAYAAVAKAEGINFFYFSPATVNFVNRSIKGKVYENGIWQERIMPFPDVIYNAGSPEKLAKSKKIIDRLKSEIPFTTNSIGNKWSINERLMEAKDFSTYLIPSEIVRNGETFFKFINSFQKVVFKPTDGRKGKGIYFISKIKDGYEVRKDSNNSFYSKQQLNEFLTDKLSSGNFIVQPYIQSITKSGQVYDFRLHVQKNGEGKWVITTIYPRIAPKGSIIPNINNGGFTNYLDPFLQQEFKEEAFNIRRTLEHFSLSLASHLDEIQMVQFGEVIDEIGVDVGMDEDFKIWIYEVNWRPGCPPAFYLELDVVIHSIQYAKYVAENQAKIKREIRIIKNKKIEEKVEIPIVAITGSAGKTTSKAFLASILSKKWNIFESKDYWNTTEHTKKHAEEINNNHHEAVVLEYGMAYPGVITEHCSIIQPTISIVTNIGLAHVGNFDGDIKKVAHAKSELIHGMDQKGILIINKDDENSKYLETQKFKGKIMTVGIKSPADYRAYDIKYEDNGMSFKMKLQGQEILLFIPILGEHHVYNALNAIAVADHLGFTPMEIKAGLIFRKPPRRLTIYNCRDNITVIDDTVHSHPQGVRAALDVLSNIGKHRKIAIIGQMRELGELREQEYCKVGEYVYEKGIDILITYGYRTEEIGNRAAVKGFSSTNIYHFIKKEELHELLKKIVKRDDTILVKGASKTNMFDTVQFLDQTFKE